CGAATCACCGAGATGCACGGTGGCAGCATCCGGTTGATTCCGGCCCTGGTTGGGTGCGTCGCCGAAATGACCTGGCCCCAAGTCAAGTAGCCGAAGTCGTCAAGAGTTCGAATGCGCCTTCCCGTAGCCGAAGTCGTCAAGACTTCGGATGAACCAACACCTGTAGCTGAATTCGTCAAGACTTCGGACGAGCATCAAACCGGCCATTCCGTAGCCGGATTCGCTAAGAATTCGGAAGGGCATCGAACGAGCCTACCGATCGTCGCGGATCGCTCCGCGGTCCGTGGGTGGAGACCTCGCTTTGTTCCAAAGCATCGGCCGAGGCGTCATGTGAGACATGACCTACAGCGGGTCGCCCATCACCGAGTTCGAAACGTGCATCCCGTCGTTTGATTCGTCAAGAATTCGGACGAACCAATACCCGTAGCTGAAGTCGTCAAGACTTCGGATGAGCATCGAACCAGCCATTCCGTAGCCGGATTCGCCAAGAATTCGGGAGGGCATCGAACGAGCCTCCTGATCGTCGCGGATCGCTCCGCGGTCCGACGGTGGAGACCTCGCATTGTTCCAAAGCATCGGCCGGGGCGTCATGTGAGACATGGCCTACGCGGCAATCGTTCCCGCCAGCACTAGTCGCATTCCAAATCCTTGGCCGATCCCCGATACTGCGGCCGAACACATCCTTTTTCCCACGCGACCAAGACGGTTCGTTCATGTTGCACTCGGCATCCGAAATCCTGAAACAACTTGACTCTGGTGAAGTCACTGCGGTCGAGGTCATCGAACAATCCTTGGCGGCCATTCGCGCGACTCAATCGACCATCAACGCGTACACGCACATCGCGGAAGAATCCGCTTTGGAAGCGGCCCGCCAAGTCGACGCGGACCGTAAGGCCGGAAAAACGCTGGGGCCTTTGGCTGGATTGCCCGTGGCGGTCAAAGACGTTCTGTGCACCTCGGACATGCCCACGACGTGTTCGTCCAAAATGCTACAAGACTTTGTGCCGCCCTACGATGCGACCGTGGTCGCACGATTGAAACATGCGGGGGCGATCGTCGTTGGCAAAACCAACATGGACGAATTTGCCATGGGCGCCAGCACCGAAACCAGCGCCGCAGGCATCACCAGCAACCCTTGGGACACCACCAAAACGCCCGGGGGCAGCAGCGGCGGGGCAGCGGCAGCGATCGCCGCGGGAACGGCTCCGCTGAGCATTGGAACGGACACCGGCGGATCGATCCGCCAACCCGCCGCGTTCTGCGGCATCACCGGATTGAAACCAACCTATGGGCGAGTCAGCCGATACGGACTGGTCGCGTTCGCCAGCAGCTTGGACCAAGCCGGCCCGATGGGCTGGTCGGTCGACGATGTCGCGATTGGACTGCAGGCCATTTCGGGTTACGACCCTCGCGACAGCACCTCCGTCGACGTGGAAGTCCCCGATTACACTCCCGCGATGGCCGCGGAAGACGTTCGAGGCATGCGAGTCGGCGTGCTGCGAGAAGGGTTGGATCAAGACGGAATTTCCCCGGCGGTCCGCGACGCGTTGGCCACGGCGGAATCGGTGCTGCGGGAACAAGGCGCCGAGATCGTCGAAATCGAGCTGCCGCACAGCAAGTATTGGGTGCCGACCTACTACGTCATCGCTCCCTGCGAAGCCAGCAGCAACCTTTCGCGATTCGACGGGGCTCATTACGGATACCGCGTCAGCGATGCGGAAATTGCCAAGGCGGACTCCGGCCCGCTGGAAGCCATGTATTCGCTCAGTCGGGAAGGTGGTTTCGGCAGCGAAGTCAAACGCCGAATCATGGTCGGCACCTACGCACTCAGCGAAGGTTACTACGACGCCTACTACAACCAAGCCCTCAAGGTCCGCCGATTGATCCGAGGCGACTACGACGCGGCCTTCAAACAGTGCGACGTGCTTCTCGGCCCCGTCACGCCATCGCCCGCGTTCACGCTCGGTGAAAAGACCGATGACCCGATCGCCATGTATCTGTGCGACCTCTTCACGGTCGGTGCCAACTTGGCCGGAGTCCCCGCGATCTCGTTGCCAGGCGGTTTCGACGCGACTGGTTTGCCCGTCGGCGTGCAGTTGCAAGCTCCGGTGATGGAAGAGTCGCGATTATTGCGGGCGGGCAACGTGTTCCAGATGGCCAGCGATTTCCATACGCGACGCCCGGCTGTTTTTACTGAAAATCATTCGCAATAAGGTCTTGCCCGAGAGGTTTCGTCCACTTAGATTGGTCGCATGACCGATTCGAAACCCACGCCGGCGAATGATTCGACCTGGACCGAAGCACCTGCGGGTGCGGTGGTTGATGGCGCGACGCCGGTGACTCCCGCGGTGGAATCGGTTCCTTCGGCGACGACCATGTCGACCGGTGGAATGCCCAAAATCATCCGATTCGAGGCCTTGGCTCGATGCGGCGGTGAAATCTGGATCGAAAACGAAGGCCAGATTTACCGGCTCCGCAAGACACGCCAGGGCAAACTGATTCTGACGAAGTGAATTTGGATCCTTCCGTGCATACCAGTGAAACCATTCTCGCAGTCATTCCCGACGCCAACGAGCACGAACGCTTGGTGGTGGCGACTCGATTCATCGAAGTCGCCGAACGCCTGAAGCTGCATTCCGAGATCGAAACGGCGTCGGAACGAGACAACGACGACCGTCCGTTTTGCGAGCAACTCAGCAGCGTTCAATCGCAGCCCATCGTGTTGCGACAAGAAACGTTCAGCGAAGCCGTCGGCTGGTTCGCTCAAAGTTGCGTAGAAATGAGTCGCGATCAGTGGGAGATGATGCGACGCACGTTGGTGCCCGAGACGACTCCCGCCATTCGTCGAAAACGCAGTGTCAGGAGGCCGGCGATGGACGCCGACACGCCATCGGTGTTGCCGTTTCAAGCCACTCGCGCCGTCTCCGCGTGAACGAGTCGCGATTCGGAATTTCGCTGTAGGCCATGTCTCACATGGCGTCCCGGCCGATGCTTTGGAACAAAGCGAGGTGTGGGCGCTGGACCGCGGAGCGATCCGCGACGATTGGGAGTCGTGTTCGATGCTCGTCCGAAGTCTTGACGACTTCGGCTACGGGGGTGGGCGTCCGAATTCTTGGCAAATCCGGCGACGGGATGCGAGATCCAGACTCAGCTTGAGGATGATGCATCCGTGTAGGCCATGTCTCACATGGCGTCCCAGCCGATGCTTTGGAACATAGCGAGGTGTGGGGCGCTGGACCGCGGAGCGATCCGCGACGATCGGGAGGCTCGTCCGAAGTCTTGACGACTTCGGCTACGAGAGTGGGCGTTTGTCGGAATCCGGCTATGGGGTGTCGATCAACAACTTTTGCAATCGGGTGATCGCACTTTGCGTCTGTGCTCGTGAACGGAGCGGTGGGATGCGTTGCACGAACTTGGGGCTCACACCTTTGGACTGCAGAAACTCTTTCAACTTCTTGGGATCACCATCGCGATACGCCTCCGCCGTGTGGTGAACTCGCGGGCCAAACGTTGCGTCCACCAGACGATCAATCACCATCGACCACCAAGTCATCCAATCGTTTTGACGTTTCTCGGATGGGTCCTGGATCGAATTCGATTTCGCATCCGCTTCCGGATTGGTCGACTGTTCGTACATCTGCATTTGCTGCTGGATCTCGCGAGGCCAACAGGGATCCAACGTGGTCGCTTCGAAATGGGTGGCTTGCAGAAAGCTATCCATCGGACAACGTTGCACGAATGCATCCAGCAACGATTGACGCCATGACCCCGGTTCAATGGGCCCGCCCTCGGTGATCTCCAGCGAAATTAAATTGCCCATCTCGACGTAAACCGCTTCCACGGTCGCTTCGAACATGGCCGCCATCGCGGGTGCGGGACGCGAGGTCAGAAGAGATGTGGTCACGCGCTCCAGCAACCAAACCTTTTGCTCCGGTTCCCACATCGAATACCAACGCGGCGGATCGAATTCGACCAGAGGAGCACCGCCCCACAACTGAGTCGGCTCGTTCGTTTCCGCCGGTAACTCATCAGGTTCAGAATTCAACTGATCCACCAGCTCGTCCACCATCATTGCCGCAGCACCGCGGAAAAGATCGGCTTCCGGTCCGACGAGACATCGATTTCCGTTGGTCAGGGGCCACATAGAAAGGTGCCGGATGAGGGGAACAGTTTCTGCAATCGACCCATGTCGTTTTCCGACGCCAAAGCCGAACGCCGCGTGTCATCGATCTCGATGGTGCCGCAATCGGACCTGGAAAGGCCGTCCTGGTGTATCAACAGATTAATCTGTTCCGCGAGCAAGTGGCCAATTTGTCCCCAAGCTCTCAAACGAAGAATCGCGGAAACGGGATCGCGAGCGTGAACAACGGCAAAAACGCGTTGTCCCTGAAGCACCGCGTGCAACGCGACCTCCGCCGAGGTCCGGTCTTTTAGGTCCGGAATCACGACCACCGAAGGATCTGAATCCATCGATTCACGCTGCAATGCGTTCCAACGACACGCCGGCCGGCCATGAGTCTGAGCCGCCCAAACGCCCCACAATCGAGCCAGCGGGCTCTTGTCCAAACTTTTTCGACCGCAATGCACCGTCAACCCGCTGTCGGCTACCAACTGACGCTGCCAAGCCGCCCGTTCCGCGTCCTTCAGATCGTACGCGGTCAAATTCATGGGCGAAGGCACCGCCACGGGACTTGGGGACGCATGTGGCTGCTCGGATTTGCCGGACGCTTTGCCCGATCGTTTCTTTTTGTTCGAGCCGGCTTTTCGGTCCGCAGAATTTTTGTCTGCTGAAGACGATGGCTTCGCTTCGGCTTCATCCGGTGTTGCTGCGGGCTTGTCAAAGAGTTGCTCGCACGCTTGTCGAACCACGGTGGCTCGGGCAAATAGCGGTCGCATCTGCAAACCGCTCATGCGTCGAACATCATCCGCCAACAACAACGCCGACGGCGACGCGATCGCCACTTCCAAACTGTGGTCTTGGACAGCCAAAGGAACCAAGTGATTGGTTTTGCAGAAATCCTCGGGCAAGCATTTCCGCAGACGTTTGTCGAGTGGAATCGACAGTCCCATCGGCGGTTCAAACAGAGGCAACAAGTAGTGCGATGCGTAGGTTGACGCGAGTTTCGACTCGTCCGTCAGACCGCATTGCTCGGCCAAGTTTTCCTCGACCGCTTGATCTTCTGACGTGGTGTCATCCAGTTGCCCCCACATCTCGTCCAGCCAACCGATCGACGGTTGCCCGAAGTCCACCGAAGTTGAATTCATGTTGCCATTTCTTGGTTCAGGTTTCGTGCCTCATCGAAACAAATAGGTCGATTCCGACCGGCGGGCTTGACGAACTGGCGGGATCCTCGGAGAACCTCGCCGTCGTCCGGATTGAACTGACCGAATGTTCCGGTTCTAGGATCTTTACGGATCTCGAACCAAGCGTTCCAACCTGCCAACATGCCGCTTGTGACGGCGACATCGATTTTGCTGCTCGGCGGCGGATCAACGCTGGTCGCTGAACGATCGGTGCGAGCCACTCGTGTTCGGTACAAAATGCAAACGCTGCTCTGACATTCCCACCCGACTGCACGTTCTGATTTGACACCTGCTGCTTTGACACCTTCTGATCGCCCCATCGCATGTTGACTCCGATTGAACTGCCACCCGGTCTGGACACCACGCCCATTCCAACCGAGATCCACGCGATGGTTCATGGCGTCAAGCAACGGATCGAAGCATTCCAAGATCGTTGGGATCGGCCGCAGATCGAACTGTTTGTCGCCGCCGACTATCTGCACGTGTACCAAACCATGCGTTGGGTCGCGGAAACTCAGATGCTCAACAACCAACGGTTCGTCGAATGGGGGTGTGGATTCGCCGCGATCACATGGTTGGCCGCTGCCGTGGGTTGGGATTCCATTGGAATCGAATCAGAACCGGAATTGATTCGCCAAGGCACCACGACACTGAACGATTGGCAGGAAACGCTGGACACAATCGAGGGTGCTGGTCCCACGCCCGAATTGGTCCGAGGCAACTTCCTGCCATCGGGTTCAGAAACCATGGCGGAGGATCCGACGCTGCCCAGCCTGGGGCACTCCATCGAGTCCGCTTATCCGTCGATTGGTTTGCACGTCGAAGATTTCGGCATCATCTACAGCTACCCTTGGCCGGGCGAAGACGACTTCCACGAGTACGTCTTTCACCGCTACGCGGCCTTTGGGGCGGTCATGGTGCTGTTCAAAGGACCCAACGACATGCGAGTGTGGCGAAAAACACGGGGCCGCGGCTGAAACGGGTTGTGGGTGCCCGCATCATGCGGTTATCAACGAGTCGCGTCGTTCGCTTCAAAACGCTACTTCCGCTGTCTTTCACACGTGTTTCCATGCTTCGCCTCGGTGCCGTTTCCTACCTGAATACCAAACCGCTGATCGAAACTTTGCCGGACCACTTGGCATCGCTCGATCAGCACGGACAGCGTGGCGAATTGCGTTTGGACCTGCCGTCGCGATTGGCTCGCGATTTGGCCGCCGGGGAGTTGGACATCGCGTTGATCCCCAGCGTGGAATATTTTCGTGGCGGTGACGAATACGAAATCATTTCAAACGCCGCGATCGCGTGTCGAGGCCCGGTGTGGAGCGTCCGCGTGCTCAGCCGCGTTCCGATGTCGAAGGTTCGAACGTTGGCGTTGGACGAAGGCAGTCGCACCAGCGCAGCAATGTCGCAGATCCTGCTGGCGGAGATGCATGGCATTCGCCCGCAAACCGTCCCGTTTCCAATCGGGGCGTCGCCCGATCAAGTCGACGCGGACGCGTTGCTGATGATTGGTGATCGTGCGATGCACCCGGCACCGGGCAAGTATCAAGAAATTTGGGACCTCGGAGATCGTTGGTGCCGATGGACGGAGTTGCCGTTTGTGTTCGCCATGTGGGTGGCTCGTCGATCCGCCATCGCCGATCCGCAACTTCGTGAATTGATTGAAACCGCTTTGAATACGTCTCGCGATGAAGGCTTGGCTTGCTTCGAGACCATTGCGAAACGAGAAGCCGCCCCGCACGGGCTGACGGTCGAAGACCTACACCGTTACTTCGCTGAGAATCTGCATTTCCAGCTCGGAAACGGCGAGCGATCGGGACTGGCAGCCTTCCGCGAAAAAGCCGAACATCTAGGTTTGGTCCCCGCGTCCCCCCACACCACCCCGTAGGTCCGGTTCCACCGGACAATCCCAGTAGGTCCGGTTCCACCGGACGCTCCGTATACCCAATGCCACCGGACGCCCCCGCCAATCGCCCGTTCCCACCGAACGCCCCACCTGCCCCCACGCTCAACTCCGAACGCTTCCTTCACTGCAACGAACCGATGAACGCTCCCGCAAACTCGAACGCCGTCCAAGACATCCTCGACAAAGCCGTTGCGGGCGACCGTCTGACTCCAGCCGAAGGAGTCACGTTGCTCGAGAGTCATGACCTGGCGGCAATCGGCGCCGCGGCGGAGAAGGTTTCACGAGCCAAACACCCGGAGCCTTATCGCACCTACAACGTCGATCGGAACATCAACTACACCAATGTCTGCACCGCGGTGTGTGACTTCTGTGCTTTCTATCGCGGCCCCAAAAGCGACGAAGGTTACGTGTTGCCGCGAGAAGTGTTGTTGCAGAAGATTCAGGAAACGGTCGACCTCGGCGGCAACCAAATCTTGCTGCAAGGTGGTCTGCATCCCAAGTACAAACTCGACTGGTATGAGGAGATGCTGGGCGACATCAAATCGCGTTTTCCTGATGTCAACGTTCACGGTTTCTCGCCACCGGAACTGCATCACTTCACCAAGGTCAACAAACTACCACTTCGTGAAGTCCTGTCGCGATTGAAGGACGCGGGATTGGGCAGTGTGCCAGGCGGTGGAGCGGAGATTCTCAACGATCGTGTTCGCGCTGAGATCACTCGCGGCAAAGTCATGACGGATGACTGGTTGAACGTCATGCGAGTGTGGCACGAACTGGGTGGGGTCAGCAGCAGCACCATGATGTTTGGCCACGTCGAAACGTTGGAAGAACGCGTCGAGCATCTGGAACGACTGCGAAGCTTGCAAGACGAAACCGGTGGCTTCACCGCGTTCATCTGCTGGACATTCCAACCCGACAACACCGAGATGGATCACATCCGTCCGATGGGATCGTTCGAGTATCTGAAGATGCTGGCGGTTTCTCGATTGTATCTGGACAACATTCCCAACCTTCAAAGTAGTTGGGTCACGCAAGGTTTGAAGATTGGGCAAATGGCGTTGATGTTCGGTGCCAACGACATGGGCAGTTTGATGATCGAAGAAAACGTCGTCGCGGAGGCCGGTACGGTGCACTATTTGTCGTTGCAACAAATTCGTGAGGCAATTGAAGAGCTTGGTTTCATCGCTCGCCAACGCGATGTGCACTACAATTTGGTTGACGAAGCGCTGGAGAAGAAAGCGATCGAAGCCAACGGAGAACAGTCCGCTCGCGAGTTGGTCCAATTGGCGGTGTGACCGAACTTCGGTAGTCTTTCAAACACTGGTGCGAAAGTTGCTTTGAGTTGCTCCAAGTCAGCTTCGTCGTGGCTCATTCGCTGACCATCTTTGATTCACCGCCCGTTCCATCGCCAACCCGACCAAGCGTATGCGATTCCCGCGATCCTCCGGCATCCTTTGTCACATCACCAGTTTGCCGTCTGAGTTGGGCATTGGTGATCTGGGTTCAGCGGCTTACCAGATGGTGGACTTCCTACATGCGGCGGGGCAATCGATTTGGCAAATCTTGCCGCTCAGCCCACCCGCCTACGGTGATTCGCCCTACAGCGCTTACTCCGCGTTTGCGGGCAACCCTTTGCTCATCAGTTTGGAAACGCTGGTCGAAGAGGGCTTGCTCGACGCCGCCGACTTGGAAGGCTTTCCTGAAGGTGATCCCGCGTTCGTCAACTACGGCGCGGTGCATGAATTCAAACTGCCGAAGTTGCGTGTTGCCTACGAACGGTTCTGCGAAGCACCACCCCGCGAGTTCAAAATCGCGTTTGAATTGTTCATCGATGAGAACGATTGGTGGCTCGATGAGTTCTCGTTGTTCGAAGTCTTCATGAACAAGTTCGAGGATTCGCACTGGGCCAATTGGCCAGATGAAATCCGACGACGGGACGCCGATGCCCTGGGGCAAGCCCGCCAAGAACTCTCGCGCGAAATCGATTTTTCGCGATTCAAGCAGTTCTTGTTTGAACGTCAGTGGAATCGCTTGAAGGCTTATGCAAACCAGCAGAGCGTTCAGCTCTGTGGCGACATGCCAATCTTCGTCGCTTACGAGAGCGCTGATGTTTGGGGCAACCAGGACATGTTCGCTCTGAACGAAGACGGCACGCCGAAATTGGTCGCGGGTGTTCCGCCGGATTACTTCAGCGAAACGGGGCAGCTATGGGGCAACCCGCAATACGATTGGGATGCACTGGAAGGAGCCAACTACGCTTGGTGGACGGCTCGTTTCCGA
This genomic window from Rhodopirellula halodulae contains:
- the gatA gene encoding Asp-tRNA(Asn)/Glu-tRNA(Gln) amidotransferase subunit GatA — its product is MLHSASEILKQLDSGEVTAVEVIEQSLAAIRATQSTINAYTHIAEESALEAARQVDADRKAGKTLGPLAGLPVAVKDVLCTSDMPTTCSSKMLQDFVPPYDATVVARLKHAGAIVVGKTNMDEFAMGASTETSAAGITSNPWDTTKTPGGSSGGAAAAIAAGTAPLSIGTDTGGSIRQPAAFCGITGLKPTYGRVSRYGLVAFASSLDQAGPMGWSVDDVAIGLQAISGYDPRDSTSVDVEVPDYTPAMAAEDVRGMRVGVLREGLDQDGISPAVRDALATAESVLREQGAEIVEIELPHSKYWVPTYYVIAPCEASSNLSRFDGAHYGYRVSDAEIAKADSGPLEAMYSLSREGGFGSEVKRRIMVGTYALSEGYYDAYYNQALKVRRLIRGDYDAAFKQCDVLLGPVTPSPAFTLGEKTDDPIAMYLCDLFTVGANLAGVPAISLPGGFDATGLPVGVQLQAPVMEESRLLRAGNVFQMASDFHTRRPAVFTENHSQ
- a CDS encoding hemin uptake protein HemP gives rise to the protein MTDSKPTPANDSTWTEAPAGAVVDGATPVTPAVESVPSATTMSTGGMPKIIRFEALARCGGEIWIENEGQIYRLRKTRQGKLILTK
- a CDS encoding ATPase, T2SS/T4P/T4SS family, translated to MNSTSVDFGQPSIGWLDEMWGQLDDTTSEDQAVEENLAEQCGLTDESKLASTYASHYLLPLFEPPMGLSIPLDKRLRKCLPEDFCKTNHLVPLAVQDHSLEVAIASPSALLLADDVRRMSGLQMRPLFARATVVRQACEQLFDKPAATPDEAEAKPSSSADKNSADRKAGSNKKKRSGKASGKSEQPHASPSPVAVPSPMNLTAYDLKDAERAAWQRQLVADSGLTVHCGRKSLDKSPLARLWGVWAAQTHGRPACRWNALQRESMDSDPSVVVIPDLKDRTSAEVALHAVLQGQRVFAVVHARDPVSAILRLRAWGQIGHLLAEQINLLIHQDGLSRSDCGTIEIDDTRRSALASENDMGRLQKLFPSSGTFLCGP
- a CDS encoding class I SAM-dependent methyltransferase, with amino-acid sequence MLTPIELPPGLDTTPIPTEIHAMVHGVKQRIEAFQDRWDRPQIELFVAADYLHVYQTMRWVAETQMLNNQRFVEWGCGFAAITWLAAAVGWDSIGIESEPELIRQGTTTLNDWQETLDTIEGAGPTPELVRGNFLPSGSETMAEDPTLPSLGHSIESAYPSIGLHVEDFGIIYSYPWPGEDDFHEYVFHRYAAFGAVMVLFKGPNDMRVWRKTRGRG
- a CDS encoding menaquinone biosynthetic enzyme MqnA/MqnD family protein is translated as MLRLGAVSYLNTKPLIETLPDHLASLDQHGQRGELRLDLPSRLARDLAAGELDIALIPSVEYFRGGDEYEIISNAAIACRGPVWSVRVLSRVPMSKVRTLALDEGSRTSAAMSQILLAEMHGIRPQTVPFPIGASPDQVDADALLMIGDRAMHPAPGKYQEIWDLGDRWCRWTELPFVFAMWVARRSAIADPQLRELIETALNTSRDEGLACFETIAKREAAPHGLTVEDLHRYFAENLHFQLGNGERSGLAAFREKAEHLGLVPASPHTTP
- the mqnC gene encoding cyclic dehypoxanthinyl futalosine synthase; protein product: MNAPANSNAVQDILDKAVAGDRLTPAEGVTLLESHDLAAIGAAAEKVSRAKHPEPYRTYNVDRNINYTNVCTAVCDFCAFYRGPKSDEGYVLPREVLLQKIQETVDLGGNQILLQGGLHPKYKLDWYEEMLGDIKSRFPDVNVHGFSPPELHHFTKVNKLPLREVLSRLKDAGLGSVPGGGAEILNDRVRAEITRGKVMTDDWLNVMRVWHELGGVSSSTMMFGHVETLEERVEHLERLRSLQDETGGFTAFICWTFQPDNTEMDHIRPMGSFEYLKMLAVSRLYLDNIPNLQSSWVTQGLKIGQMALMFGANDMGSLMIEENVVAEAGTVHYLSLQQIREAIEELGFIARQRDVHYNLVDEALEKKAIEANGEQSARELVQLAV
- the malQ gene encoding 4-alpha-glucanotransferase; this translates as MRFPRSSGILCHITSLPSELGIGDLGSAAYQMVDFLHAAGQSIWQILPLSPPAYGDSPYSAYSAFAGNPLLISLETLVEEGLLDAADLEGFPEGDPAFVNYGAVHEFKLPKLRVAYERFCEAPPREFKIAFELFIDENDWWLDEFSLFEVFMNKFEDSHWANWPDEIRRRDADALGQARQELSREIDFSRFKQFLFERQWNRLKAYANQQSVQLCGDMPIFVAYESADVWGNQDMFALNEDGTPKLVAGVPPDYFSETGQLWGNPQYDWDALEGANYAWWTARFRRALQQFDLLRVDHFRGFEAYWEIRYGAETAIDGQWKTGPGTKPFDAATKELGELPFIAEDLGMITDSVHELREKLGFPGMRVLQFGFATMEDDFHRPSTYTESCVAYTGTHDNDTVMGWYHLRKPPEEGPDPLDDVIHGEEDIHWQLIDAVMSSEAEIAIVPIQDVLGLGNEARMNLPGVASGNWAWRLKPQMLTMQHAERLASLCQQRDRLTHEVTPA